The following coding sequences are from one Streptococcus sp. NPS 308 window:
- a CDS encoding 3-hydroxybutyryl-CoA dehydrogenase: protein MMISKVMIIGSGQMGSGIAQVFAQAGFTVYLNDIKEEFVQRGLNNITKQLERSVEKGRMSADEKDQVLANLLPSVSYEDAKQVQLVIEAATENREIKLNIFKQLDELTDPKTILASNTSSLSITDIAAATKHQERVIGMHFFNPAPIMKLVEVIKALQTSEEVVQAVRELTVKIGKTPVNVKDSYGFVVNRILIPMINEAIYILGEGVASAGEIDEAMKLGANHPIGPLALADLIGLDVCLAIMGVLNQGFGDQKYRPAPLLKKMVEAGKLGRKTKEGFFTY from the coding sequence ATAATGATATCTAAGGTGATGATTATTGGTTCTGGTCAAATGGGAAGCGGAATTGCTCAAGTATTTGCTCAGGCTGGTTTTACAGTTTACTTAAACGATATTAAAGAAGAATTTGTTCAAAGAGGCTTGAATAATATCACAAAACAATTGGAACGTTCAGTTGAAAAAGGACGGATGTCTGCGGATGAGAAGGATCAGGTATTGGCCAATTTGCTTCCATCTGTTTCATATGAAGATGCGAAACAAGTCCAATTGGTGATTGAAGCTGCAACTGAGAATCGTGAGATTAAGTTGAATATTTTCAAACAATTGGATGAATTGACAGATCCTAAAACTATCTTAGCATCAAACACATCCTCTTTGTCAATCACGGATATAGCTGCTGCTACTAAACATCAGGAGCGCGTGATTGGAATGCACTTCTTTAATCCTGCCCCAATCATGAAACTTGTAGAGGTTATTAAGGCCTTGCAGACTTCAGAAGAAGTGGTTCAGGCGGTTCGTGAACTGACAGTGAAAATTGGTAAAACACCAGTTAATGTTAAAGATTCTTATGGTTTTGTTGTGAACAGAATTTTGATTCCTATGATCAATGAAGCCATTTACATTCTAGGTGAAGGAGTGGCTAGTGCCGGGGAAATCGATGAAGCGATGAAACTTGGTGCAAATCATCCTATTGGACCTTTGGCTCTTGCTGATTTGATTGGATTGGATGTTTGTTTGGCTATTATGGGCGTCCTAAACCAAGGGTTTGGTGATCAAAAATACCGTCCTGCTCCTCTTCTTAAGAAAATGGTCGAAGCAGGAAAATTGGGACGGAAGACAAAAGAAGGCTTCTTTACTTACTAG
- the hpf gene encoding ribosome hibernation-promoting factor, HPF/YfiA family — protein MIKYSIRGENLEVTEAIRDYVVSKLEKIEKYFQPEQELDARVNLKVYREKTAKVEVTIPLGSITLRAEDISQDMYGSIDLVTDKIERQIRKNKTKIERKNKNKVATSQLFTDALVEEANVVQPKVVRSKQIDLKPMDLEEALLQMDLLGHDFFIYVDVEDQTTNVLYRREDGEVGLLEVKES, from the coding sequence ATGATTAAATATAGTATCCGTGGTGAAAACCTAGAAGTAACAGAAGCGATTCGTGATTATGTAGTTTCTAAACTCGAAAAGATCGAAAAGTATTTTCAACCTGAGCAAGAGTTGGATGCACGTGTGAATTTGAAAGTTTACCGTGAAAAAACAGCAAAAGTTGAAGTAACGATTCCACTTGGATCTATTACTCTCCGTGCAGAAGATATTTCTCAAGATATGTATGGATCTATCGATCTTGTAACTGATAAAATTGAACGTCAGATTCGTAAAAATAAAACAAAAATCGAACGTAAAAATAAAAATAAAGTTGCGACAAGCCAACTCTTTACAGATGCCCTAGTTGAAGAGGCAAATGTTGTGCAACCAAAAGTAGTTCGTTCAAAACAAATTGATTTAAAACCAATGGATTTAGAAGAAGCGCTTCTTCAAATGGATTTGTTGGGACATGATTTCTTTATCTATGTAGACGTAGAAGATCAAACAACAAATGTTTTGTATCGTCGTGAAGATGGTGAAGTTGGTTTGCTCGAAGTAAAAGAATCATAA
- a CDS encoding LysR family transcriptional regulator, translating into MDIIQMNYFINIIECGCNLSIAAKKIHISQSALSQFVTNFEAAEGVQLFNRKNGRLESLTEAGRKIYRYATEIVNRHEEMLSMIHIEAQKQKGTINLGIPSLILRVYFASALPHFLKNNPHIHIQVTEGGGKEIRQKMVDGDLNLSILIEPTSLDAKKYEQHIIQLDEYVAYMDKDHPLAQKSLLEWSDIASYELATFNKTFTTYDLVTEKLRSQRIEAKFAYLSSTWDFLVESTHQTDLIALLPRPVEYFVDKSRFKAVRFKDPIPFNIWFCRPYKNSYNEVESYVYEELLKDYYQPFSDN; encoded by the coding sequence GTGGATATTATCCAAATGAACTATTTCATCAATATCATAGAATGCGGATGCAACCTTTCCATTGCTGCAAAGAAGATTCACATTAGTCAATCAGCCTTGAGTCAGTTCGTGACAAATTTTGAAGCAGCTGAAGGGGTTCAATTATTCAATCGCAAGAATGGAAGGTTAGAAAGTTTAACAGAGGCGGGACGCAAAATTTATCGTTATGCGACCGAGATTGTGAATCGACATGAAGAAATGCTTTCCATGATCCATATAGAAGCTCAAAAGCAAAAAGGCACCATTAATCTTGGTATTCCGTCCTTGATTTTACGAGTTTACTTTGCTAGTGCTTTGCCTCATTTTCTGAAAAATAATCCTCATATCCATATCCAGGTTACGGAAGGTGGAGGGAAGGAAATTCGTCAAAAAATGGTTGATGGAGATTTGAATCTCTCTATTCTGATAGAGCCTACGAGCCTGGATGCTAAAAAATATGAACAACATATCATTCAATTGGATGAATACGTTGCTTATATGGATAAGGATCATCCGCTGGCTCAGAAAAGCTTGTTGGAATGGTCTGATATTGCTAGTTATGAATTGGCAACCTTCAACAAAACATTTACGACTTATGATTTAGTGACAGAAAAACTTCGTTCACAACGAATAGAGGCTAAATTTGCTTATCTTTCCTCTACTTGGGACTTCCTAGTTGAATCAACTCATCAGACAGATTTGATTGCCCTTTTGCCAAGGCCGGTTGAATATTTTGTGGATAAGAGTCGTTTTAAGGCGGTTAGATTCAAGGATCCGATTCCATTTAATATTTGGTTTTGTAGACCCTATAAAAACTCCTACAATGAAGTAGAGTCTTATGTGTATGAAGAATTGTTGAAAGATTATTACCAACCGTTTTCTGACAACTAA
- a CDS encoding acyl-CoA dehydrogenase family protein — MTYNDVLARELKADVKVLIRDYFKSREDEQQFPRELLYQFIEQFDIFSLLLDSQDSVLRTEFLTFIRLISKDFPAFSAVLLTQACYGIYPILQYGSQEQKSRYVEPLVRGEILAGLGFSEGKLMESLEVIATTARKTEAGWSLTGKKSIVSNCRYTDILLILAKVEETNGEDGYGFFIVDTTRPGVAFGDDIAKPGLQGLPVNSVTFDRVILPEDSLLGLTLNGETQLNDIIKKLQLGLSAISIGISEGAFEKGLAFVKVKRGFGKRLIDATVYQNQFVDLYTKLCAAESYFASYKDRMKADSLFVSQIKLYTTKVAIEISEEIIRLIGPLQTLDDIPIDRYLKDAKTIEIYGKSGDSIRKRIAAQWIKE, encoded by the coding sequence ATGACCTATAATGACGTGCTGGCGCGAGAATTGAAGGCAGACGTGAAAGTGTTGATTCGGGACTATTTTAAGTCTCGTGAGGATGAACAACAGTTCCCTAGAGAATTGCTTTATCAGTTTATTGAGCAATTTGATATCTTTTCCTTGCTTTTAGATAGTCAAGATTCTGTTTTGAGAACCGAGTTTTTGACCTTTATTCGCTTGATTTCAAAAGATTTTCCTGCTTTTTCTGCTGTTCTACTAACTCAGGCATGTTATGGTATCTATCCTATTTTACAATATGGGAGTCAGGAACAAAAATCGCGTTATGTAGAACCATTAGTGAGGGGAGAAATCTTAGCTGGCTTGGGATTTTCTGAAGGGAAATTGATGGAAAGCTTGGAGGTTATTGCAACAACCGCAAGGAAAACAGAGGCAGGTTGGTCTTTAACTGGGAAGAAGTCAATTGTATCAAATTGCCGCTATACAGATATTTTGTTAATCTTAGCCAAGGTTGAGGAAACTAACGGAGAAGATGGATATGGATTTTTCATTGTTGATACGACTCGACCGGGGGTTGCTTTTGGAGATGATATAGCAAAACCTGGTTTACAGGGTTTACCTGTGAATTCGGTAACTTTTGATCGGGTCATATTGCCAGAAGATAGTCTGCTTGGATTGACCTTAAATGGGGAAACTCAGTTAAATGATATTATCAAAAAATTACAGCTAGGATTAAGCGCAATCTCTATTGGTATCTCTGAGGGAGCTTTTGAAAAAGGTCTGGCTTTTGTAAAGGTCAAAAGAGGATTTGGGAAACGATTAATCGATGCGACAGTCTATCAGAATCAATTTGTAGACTTGTATACTAAGCTGTGTGCGGCTGAATCTTACTTTGCTTCCTACAAGGACAGGATGAAGGCGGATTCTCTCTTTGTATCTCAGATAAAACTTTATACGACAAAAGTAGCAATTGAGATTTCTGAGGAAATTATTAGATTAATTGGACCTCTTCAAACCTTGGATGACATCCCCATAGACCGTTATCTAAAGGATGCCAAAACGATTGAAATCTATGGAAAATCTGGGGATTCGATTCGTAAAAGAATAGCAGCCCAATGGATAAAGGAGTAA
- a CDS encoding MBL fold metallo-hydrolase codes for MAELTLQEYQFHDMKLTWLRGADKLTDAGTLFGPVPKVVWSRYYPTNDANMMAELTDPILIQYKGKNYLIDASFDTAKLSDKQRRNLGILSESRVEESLALLGLSPEDIDVVLMTHMHHDHSGGLTYVNDQGKLVSKYPNAKIIVNDVEWYEMRNPNNRTRGTYLRENWEPIQDQVTTFSEYINVIPEIQMIHTSGHSNGHSIILLKQGKDTMIHMGDLMLSHVHRNPLWVPAVDDYPMKSILAKEKWLRQAFENHYKFFFYHDQFFAVVEFDKDGKEFVDYVLRSRPPLIPFTDQQDRKPDFLG; via the coding sequence ATGGCAGAACTCACCTTACAGGAATATCAATTTCATGATATGAAACTGACATGGCTACGTGGAGCCGATAAATTGACGGATGCAGGGACTCTTTTTGGTCCGGTTCCGAAAGTTGTGTGGTCTCGTTACTACCCAACAAATGATGCTAATATGATGGCGGAGTTGACGGATCCTATTTTGATCCAGTACAAGGGTAAAAATTACTTGATAGATGCAAGTTTTGATACAGCAAAATTATCCGATAAACAAAGGCGCAACTTAGGAATCTTGTCTGAAAGTCGGGTAGAAGAAAGTTTAGCTCTTTTAGGACTATCGCCTGAAGACATTGACGTCGTTCTGATGACACATATGCACCATGACCATTCTGGTGGCTTGACGTATGTGAATGATCAAGGGAAGCTGGTTTCCAAGTATCCAAACGCCAAGATTATTGTGAATGATGTCGAATGGTATGAGATGAGAAACCCTAATAATCGAACGCGGGGAACTTATTTAAGAGAAAATTGGGAACCGATTCAAGATCAGGTGACGACTTTCTCAGAGTATATCAATGTCATTCCAGAAATCCAAATGATTCATACAAGTGGTCACAGCAATGGCCACAGTATTATCTTGCTCAAACAGGGGAAAGATACGATGATCCATATGGGGGACTTGATGTTATCACATGTTCATCGAAATCCTCTCTGGGTTCCAGCAGTTGATGATTATCCTATGAAATCAATTTTAGCCAAAGAGAAGTGGTTGCGTCAGGCTTTTGAGAATCATTATAAGTTTTTCTTTTACCATGATCAATTTTTCGCGGTGGTAGAGTTTGACAAGGATGGGAAGGAATTTGTAGATTATGTTCTACGTTCTCGCCCCCCACTTATTCCTTTTACAGATCAGCAGGATCGTAAGCCAGACTTTTTAGGATAG
- a CDS encoding CoA transferase subunit A — translation MKVVTLSEAISLIHSGDKVGISGFLGVGEPLELIEELVRQNQQDLTLVSVVTSQPGKEVGVGRLCENHQVTKYIAAHVGTSAAAQHDYFSGAMKVEFTPMGTVVERLHAAGAGLGAVLTPTGVGTILEDEHEKVTRNGKEYLIYDPLKIDVALIKATKADKYGNLYLDGTTKNISLQLALAADTVIVETNELVEAGEIDPNDIYIPGILVDYVVQGLTPQEHHQMMGDLWTETNKLAGVK, via the coding sequence ATGAAAGTTGTAACATTGTCTGAAGCTATTTCCTTGATTCATTCAGGAGATAAAGTTGGTATTTCTGGATTTCTCGGAGTAGGAGAACCACTTGAGTTAATTGAGGAACTGGTTCGTCAAAACCAGCAAGATTTGACCTTGGTGTCTGTTGTAACCTCTCAACCCGGTAAGGAAGTTGGAGTTGGTCGTCTTTGTGAAAACCATCAGGTTACAAAATACATTGCAGCCCATGTAGGGACATCTGCTGCTGCTCAGCATGATTATTTCTCAGGAGCCATGAAAGTGGAGTTCACTCCGATGGGAACTGTCGTAGAACGTTTGCATGCTGCGGGTGCGGGTCTTGGAGCAGTCTTAACACCAACAGGTGTAGGAACAATTCTTGAAGATGAGCACGAAAAAGTGACTCGAAATGGAAAAGAATATTTGATTTATGATCCATTGAAAATCGATGTTGCCTTGATTAAAGCTACTAAGGCGGATAAGTATGGCAACCTTTATCTAGATGGGACTACTAAAAATATCTCTCTTCAACTCGCTCTAGCGGCTGACACAGTCATTGTTGAGACAAACGAGTTGGTTGAAGCCGGAGAAATTGATCCAAATGATATTTACATCCCTGGTATCCTAGTTGACTATGTCGTTCAAGGATTGACACCACAAGAACATCATCAGATGATGGGAGACTTGTGGACAGAGACAAACAAACTGGCGGGGGTGAAATAA
- the fadE gene encoding acyl-CoA dehydrogenase FadE, producing the protein MATKEEILRELYPEDLFHYADGLTLGEAEVLQETRRLIEKHLRPVINEYWEKPDFPFEEFYAVAKGAQIMNNPKLFEGREGSWKPSELYIAFLYLELARFDASMATFYTVHGGLCYNTILLGGDERQQKEFLPKLAAFDWQGCFALTEPLSGSDIAGGLATTAERVGDKWILNGEKRWIGGSDTADVVPVFARDVADGKVKCFIVRKGAPGYHAEPIPHKIALRCVRNGHITMKNVEVPDSDRLVNINGFGDVARILTFTRADVAHIAMGVTCGSYVAALKYAKDREQFKRPIAKFQIVQEKLARMQANAVAVIAYSTRIAEMQEKGNELMLNSALAKMHNSLVMRETVALARETCGGNGITLETDVARFFADAESIYTYEGSHEVNALIVGREITGLGAFV; encoded by the coding sequence ATGGCAACAAAAGAAGAAATTTTACGCGAACTATATCCTGAGGACCTTTTTCACTATGCGGATGGTCTAACTTTGGGAGAAGCAGAGGTTTTACAAGAAACTCGCCGTTTGATTGAGAAACATCTCCGTCCGGTTATTAATGAATACTGGGAAAAACCTGATTTTCCTTTTGAAGAATTCTATGCTGTGGCTAAGGGCGCTCAAATTATGAACAATCCAAAATTGTTTGAGGGACGTGAAGGTAGCTGGAAACCATCTGAACTTTATATTGCTTTCTTGTATCTTGAACTTGCTCGCTTCGATGCTTCTATGGCAACATTCTATACCGTTCATGGCGGACTTTGCTACAACACAATTCTCTTGGGTGGTGATGAGCGTCAACAAAAAGAATTTCTTCCAAAACTAGCTGCATTTGATTGGCAAGGTTGCTTCGCTTTAACTGAACCTCTTTCAGGTTCTGATATTGCTGGAGGACTTGCAACTACTGCAGAACGTGTTGGAGACAAGTGGATTCTAAATGGTGAAAAACGCTGGATTGGTGGTTCAGATACTGCGGATGTCGTTCCTGTATTTGCTCGTGATGTTGCGGATGGCAAGGTGAAATGCTTTATCGTTCGTAAGGGAGCTCCTGGATATCATGCAGAACCAATCCCACATAAGATTGCTCTTCGTTGTGTCCGCAATGGCCATATTACTATGAAGAATGTAGAGGTTCCAGATTCAGATCGTTTGGTAAATATCAATGGTTTTGGTGATGTAGCCCGTATCTTGACCTTCACTCGTGCGGACGTTGCTCACATTGCTATGGGAGTGACTTGTGGATCTTATGTAGCAGCTCTTAAATATGCTAAAGATCGTGAACAGTTCAAACGTCCAATTGCCAAATTCCAAATTGTTCAAGAAAAATTGGCTCGTATGCAAGCAAATGCTGTAGCAGTTATTGCTTATTCAACTCGTATTGCTGAAATGCAAGAGAAAGGGAATGAATTGATGCTTAACTCTGCTCTTGCTAAGATGCACAATTCCTTGGTGATGCGCGAAACAGTTGCCCTTGCTCGTGAAACTTGCGGAGGTAATGGTATTACACTTGAGACAGATGTTGCTCGTTTCTTTGCAGATGCTGAATCAATCTATACCTATGAAGGTTCACACGAAGTGAATGCCTTGATTGTTGGTCGTGAGATTACTGGACTAGGTGCCTTTGTTTAA
- a CDS encoding ComF family protein, with the protein MNCLLCGQTIKSDLIFCHLLLFKNENNYLCSDCESTFEKIGEDYCPNCMKTGLSTMCQDCKFWCKEKIRVDHNAIFTYNQAMKDFFSRYKFDGDFLLRKVFAPVLANELKKYGDYQFVVIPLSPERLLERGFNQVEGLVEAAGFSFQDLLGKREETASSSKNRSERLATEIPFFIKTEAPLPKKILVVDDIYTTGATVNRVKRLFEEAGALDVKTFSLVR; encoded by the coding sequence ATGAACTGTTTATTATGTGGACAGACAATAAAGAGTGACTTGATATTTTGTCACCTTTTGCTGTTTAAGAATGAGAACAACTATCTTTGTTCAGATTGTGAGTCTACTTTTGAGAAAATTGGTGAGGACTATTGCCCGAACTGTATGAAAACAGGCCTGTCAACTATGTGTCAAGATTGTAAATTTTGGTGTAAAGAAAAGATTCGAGTCGATCATAATGCAATCTTCACCTATAATCAAGCTATGAAAGACTTCTTTAGTCGATATAAGTTTGATGGGGATTTTCTACTTAGAAAGGTTTTTGCTCCTGTTCTAGCTAATGAATTGAAAAAGTATGGAGACTATCAATTTGTTGTCATTCCCCTAAGTCCTGAAAGATTGCTTGAGAGGGGATTTAACCAGGTTGAAGGTTTGGTTGAGGCAGCAGGGTTTTCTTTTCAAGATTTACTAGGGAAAAGAGAAGAGACGGCTAGTTCTTCTAAAAATCGCTCGGAACGATTAGCTACCGAAATTCCATTTTTTATAAAAACTGAAGCCCCTCTTCCTAAGAAAATTTTGGTTGTTGATGACATCTATACAACAGGTGCGACTGTCAATCGTGTGAAGCGTCTTTTTGAAGAAGCAGGAGCTTTGGATGTTAAAACTTTTTCCCTTGTAAGATGA
- a CDS encoding acetyl-CoA C-acetyltransferase → MKDVVIVSAVRTPLGSFGGSLKNVSAVDLGSLVIKSALEKANIKPEQVDEVIMGNVLGAGLGQNVARQMSIHAGLPEFTPAFTINKVCGSGLKAVQLAAQAIQCGDADIVVAGGAENMSQAPYVLPNFRWGGRMGDSKVVDTMIKDGLSDAFNEYHMGITAENVAEEYGISRADQDALALESQKRAVAAIESGRFKEEIVPVVIPQRKGDPIVFDTDEFPRKDASLESLSKLRPVFKKDGSVTAGNASGINDGAAAVLVMSAEKAEELGLPVIARIRSYASAGLDPKIMGCGPIYATRKALEKGNLTVDDLDLIESNEAFAAQACAVGKTLGFNTDIVNVNGGAIALGHPIGASGCRILVTLVHEMMKRDAKTGLATLCIGGGMGTALIVER, encoded by the coding sequence ATGAAAGACGTAGTTATTGTTTCGGCAGTGCGAACACCTTTAGGTTCCTTTGGTGGGAGCTTGAAGAATGTTTCTGCTGTTGATTTGGGATCTTTGGTAATTAAGAGTGCTTTGGAAAAAGCGAATATTAAACCAGAGCAGGTAGATGAAGTGATTATGGGGAATGTCCTAGGCGCAGGTTTAGGCCAAAACGTGGCTCGCCAAATGAGTATTCATGCTGGGCTTCCTGAATTTACACCAGCCTTTACCATTAATAAGGTTTGTGGCTCCGGTTTGAAGGCAGTGCAGTTAGCTGCTCAAGCGATTCAGTGCGGAGATGCAGATATTGTCGTGGCTGGTGGTGCAGAAAACATGAGCCAGGCTCCATATGTTTTGCCAAACTTCCGTTGGGGTGGCCGTATGGGAGATTCGAAAGTGGTAGATACCATGATTAAGGATGGTTTGTCTGATGCCTTTAACGAATACCATATGGGGATTACAGCTGAGAATGTGGCAGAAGAATATGGTATTAGCCGGGCTGATCAAGATGCGCTTGCTTTGGAATCACAAAAACGAGCAGTGGCGGCTATAGAATCTGGACGCTTTAAGGAAGAGATTGTTCCGGTGGTCATTCCTCAACGTAAAGGCGATCCTATCGTCTTTGATACAGATGAATTTCCTAGAAAAGATGCTAGCTTGGAGAGTCTGTCTAAGCTGCGTCCTGTTTTTAAAAAAGACGGTTCTGTTACAGCGGGAAATGCCTCAGGTATCAATGACGGGGCGGCGGCTGTCTTGGTCATGAGTGCTGAAAAAGCTGAAGAATTAGGACTTCCAGTCATTGCGCGCATTCGTTCGTATGCAAGTGCAGGTTTGGATCCTAAGATTATGGGATGTGGACCGATTTATGCGACCCGTAAAGCTCTTGAAAAAGGTAATTTGACAGTTGATGATCTTGACTTGATCGAGTCAAATGAAGCCTTTGCTGCTCAGGCTTGTGCGGTTGGAAAAACACTTGGCTTCAATACCGATATTGTCAATGTCAATGGTGGTGCGATTGCTCTTGGTCACCCAATTGGGGCTTCAGGTTGCCGTATCCTAGTGACTCTGGTACATGAGATGATGAAACGTGATGCTAAAACTGGTTTAGCTACTCTCTGTATCGGAGGAGGGATGGGAACAGCCCTCATCGTTGAACGTTAG
- a CDS encoding 3-oxoacid CoA-transferase subunit B — MKAKEIIARRVALEFKDGDVVNLGFGIPNASADYIPEGVNVILQAENGALRFGETPTKDNYNANLANSGGAPITLLPGAALFDLQTSFAIIRGGHVDATVLGALEVSQDGSIANWIIPGKFAPGMGGAMDLLVGAKRVIAAIQHTTGGESKLLKECTLPLSAKGVLDLVITELAVFGFKDGKFLLKELAPGVTLEEVLEKTAGEVIVSEDLKTMPI, encoded by the coding sequence ATGAAAGCAAAAGAAATTATCGCAAGACGTGTAGCGCTTGAATTTAAAGATGGAGATGTGGTCAATCTTGGATTTGGGATTCCAAACGCCTCTGCTGATTACATCCCTGAAGGTGTAAATGTTATTTTGCAGGCAGAAAATGGCGCCCTTCGATTTGGAGAAACACCAACCAAGGACAACTATAATGCCAATTTAGCGAACTCAGGTGGAGCTCCTATCACATTGTTGCCCGGAGCAGCCTTGTTTGATCTACAAACTTCCTTTGCCATTATTCGTGGTGGACACGTGGATGCAACTGTTCTTGGAGCTCTTGAAGTAAGTCAAGATGGAAGCATTGCCAACTGGATTATCCCAGGGAAATTTGCTCCTGGTATGGGTGGTGCAATGGACTTATTGGTAGGTGCTAAGCGTGTAATTGCAGCGATCCAACATACTACAGGTGGTGAATCTAAATTATTGAAAGAGTGCACATTACCGCTATCAGCTAAAGGAGTATTGGATCTTGTCATCACAGAATTAGCTGTTTTTGGATTCAAAGATGGTAAATTCCTGTTGAAAGAGCTGGCTCCTGGTGTGACATTAGAAGAAGTTCTTGAAAAAACAGCTGGGGAAGTCATTGTCTCAGAAGACCTAAAAACAATGCCGATTTAA
- a CDS encoding enoyl-CoA hydratase-related protein has product MSKTVLLEVKNGLGYLTINRPSALNALSSEVLKDLNLALDQIEASEDIRVVIVTGQGEKAFVAGADIKEMDQMSPIQAHEYMTYANDTFTRLSELTQPTISVLNGYALGGGLELALSTDIRIGYDKTMVGFPEVGLGIIPGFAGTQRMSRLIGTSKTKELIFTARMVKGQEAYDLGILNKLVAAEELLPAAEELAAAIMKNAPLAVEKAKHIIQVGSELPLKNAIRLETEAEALLFSTEDKVEGMRAFVEKRKAVFQRK; this is encoded by the coding sequence ATGAGTAAAACTGTTTTATTAGAGGTTAAGAATGGTCTTGGCTATCTAACAATTAACCGTCCATCGGCTTTGAACGCTTTAAGTTCAGAAGTCTTAAAGGATTTGAATCTCGCTTTAGACCAAATTGAAGCAAGCGAGGACATTCGTGTTGTCATTGTGACCGGTCAAGGAGAGAAAGCATTTGTCGCGGGAGCAGACATTAAAGAGATGGACCAAATGTCTCCAATTCAGGCTCATGAATACATGACCTATGCGAACGACACCTTTACCCGCTTATCTGAATTGACTCAGCCAACTATTTCAGTATTGAATGGTTATGCTTTGGGAGGCGGTTTAGAATTAGCTCTTTCAACTGATATCCGAATTGGCTATGACAAGACAATGGTTGGCTTCCCTGAAGTCGGCTTGGGAATCATTCCTGGTTTTGCAGGTACTCAAAGAATGTCTCGTTTGATTGGTACTAGTAAAACAAAGGAATTAATCTTCACTGCTAGAATGGTTAAAGGACAAGAAGCATATGATCTTGGAATTCTTAACAAGTTGGTAGCAGCAGAAGAACTATTGCCTGCGGCAGAAGAGCTAGCAGCAGCGATTATGAAAAATGCACCGCTAGCAGTTGAAAAAGCTAAACATATTATCCAAGTTGGCTCAGAACTCCCTCTGAAAAATGCTATTCGTTTGGAAACAGAAGCGGAAGCTCTACTCTTCTCAACAGAAGATAAGGTAGAAGGAATGCGCGCTTTTGTTGAAAAACGCAAAGCTGTCTTTCAACGTAAATAA